A region of Jonquetella anthropi DSM 22815 DNA encodes the following proteins:
- a CDS encoding histidine phosphatase family protein, whose amino-acid sequence MFSPVKQIVLLRHGVTDWNCQSRYQGRSDVSLNEDGRRQAAACRDVVQGWNPQLIFTSPLSRATETAVLASGRSVGDMTVCPELCEISFGKWETCTRDEIASSWADAYASWGEDPDSVTPPDGESFLSVRERAAGVLRRAAQSEEARILIVSHGGTLRALLAEALGAPSRATWRFCLNNCSLTGLEYWNGQFWLSFSNDCRHLSSCSRPTAMDAEGGLDSENERFDLFSRS is encoded by the coding sequence ATGTTTTCACCAGTCAAGCAAATTGTGCTTCTTCGGCACGGGGTGACAGACTGGAACTGTCAGTCCCGGTATCAGGGGCGCAGTGACGTGTCGCTGAACGAAGACGGCAGGCGGCAGGCGGCTGCTTGCCGCGACGTGGTTCAAGGCTGGAATCCCCAGCTGATATTCACGAGTCCGCTCTCCAGAGCGACCGAAACTGCCGTCTTGGCTTCCGGCAGGTCCGTGGGCGATATGACCGTCTGCCCGGAGCTCTGTGAAATATCGTTCGGCAAGTGGGAGACCTGCACGAGAGATGAAATCGCGTCGTCTTGGGCGGATGCCTACGCGAGCTGGGGAGAAGATCCCGATTCAGTCACTCCCCCGGACGGCGAGTCGTTCCTGTCGGTTCGGGAGCGTGCGGCGGGCGTTCTGCGGCGCGCCGCCCAGTCGGAGGAGGCTCGGATATTGATCGTGAGCCACGGCGGGACGCTTCGGGCTTTGCTTGCTGAGGCGCTTGGGGCGCCGAGCCGCGCCACTTGGAGGTTCTGCCTGAATAACTGCAGCCTGACCGGGCTCGAATATTGGAACGGCCAGTTTTGGCTCAGCTTTTCCAACGACTGCCGGCACCTCAGTTCCTGCTCGCGGCCGACCGCTATGGACGCTGAGGGCGGGCTTGACTCGGAAAATGAAAGATTTGACCTGTTTTCTCGATCGTAA
- a CDS encoding DUF501 domain-containing protein, translating into MRGPFLGGRSVGSACRRIVEGQMASRRFNERALIGVGSYCSWGYPQVIVCRPLVGARPFPTSFWLTCPWLVKQCGCLESAGGVGQLEAFLADRGAQWRDYQRRYAAFRLSLLLPHQEAFLRRFCRPLWISIAKRGVGGLRTTELPSVKCLHLQVGAWLGMGEHPAQSWLSDSIGPIDCPDRACSRFEENVF; encoded by the coding sequence ATGAGAGGCCCCTTTTTAGGGGGGCGCTCGGTAGGCTCAGCCTGCCGCCGGATTGTGGAAGGCCAGATGGCGTCTCGGCGGTTCAATGAGAGGGCTTTGATTGGTGTCGGATCGTACTGTTCCTGGGGATATCCCCAGGTCATCGTTTGCCGACCGCTGGTTGGCGCCCGTCCGTTTCCGACCTCGTTTTGGCTAACCTGCCCTTGGCTCGTCAAACAGTGCGGATGCCTTGAGTCAGCTGGCGGCGTCGGTCAGTTGGAAGCCTTTCTCGCGGACCGGGGGGCGCAGTGGCGCGACTATCAGAGGCGGTACGCGGCTTTTCGGCTGTCGCTGCTTTTGCCTCATCAGGAGGCTTTTCTGCGGCGGTTCTGCCGTCCGCTCTGGATCAGCATTGCGAAGCGAGGCGTCGGAGGTCTCAGAACTACCGAGCTCCCGTCGGTTAAATGCCTTCACCTGCAGGTGGGGGCTTGGCTGGGAATGGGAGAGCATCCGGCCCAGTCTTGGCTTTCTGATTCCATTGGCCCGATTGATTGTCCTGATCGAGCGTGCTCCCGGTTTGAAGAAAATGTATTCTGA
- a CDS encoding S1 RNA-binding domain-containing protein: MEQTEAKTASSLLPGDVVTGTVEQIMPYGAFVRLSDGQRAMIHISQLSHRFIKKVEDVLQLNQEVKAKVTKIDERGRIDLSMKVLEEPMPAPRPSRSSSAQFGDGDDFEKKLSSFLKVSEEKISTMMSKNAKNGRPPRRKGARP, from the coding sequence ATGGAACAGACGGAAGCGAAAACCGCGTCATCTCTGCTTCCCGGAGATGTTGTCACCGGGACGGTCGAACAAATCATGCCATACGGAGCGTTTGTGCGGCTCTCCGACGGTCAGCGGGCGATGATTCACATTTCCCAGCTTTCTCACAGGTTCATTAAAAAGGTCGAGGACGTCCTTCAGCTCAACCAGGAGGTCAAGGCGAAAGTCACCAAGATCGACGAGCGGGGGCGAATTGACCTTTCGATGAAGGTTCTCGAAGAACCGATGCCCGCTCCGCGTCCGTCTCGCAGTTCCTCGGCGCAGTTCGGCGATGGGGACGACTTTGAGAAAAAACTGTCCTCGTTCCTCAAGGTGAGCGAGGAAAAAATTTCGACTATGATGTCCAAGAACGCCAAGAACGGGCGGCCTCCGCGCCGCAAGGGCGCGCGCCCGTAA
- a CDS encoding transglycosylase SLT domain-containing protein: MDGDRSVRVLTYFSPPARTRWLKKASRAFLATATFFAAQGVVFASSVSQAEWDALTRKVLGNYEESKKASHRKVNLSPSPVQVSQPRTADVAQSISSFFRRFNPQLSQKTADQYSQYVCEASAHFGVDPALMGALIVRESGAKEKALSRSGAVGLTQVLWKVHKSTLPKAFSQIKTRKDLFEPENNIWAGTWIFSGYLKGAGGNEKAALLRYLGRNNTLYVQQVLAYRKEIAAGR, translated from the coding sequence ATGGACGGTGATCGATCGGTGAGAGTACTGACCTACTTCAGCCCGCCGGCTCGGACTCGCTGGCTAAAAAAGGCCTCTCGTGCGTTTCTTGCTACAGCTACCTTCTTTGCGGCGCAGGGCGTCGTTTTCGCTTCCTCAGTCAGCCAGGCCGAATGGGACGCGCTGACGCGCAAGGTGCTGGGCAATTACGAGGAGTCTAAAAAGGCTTCCCACAGAAAGGTGAATCTCAGCCCGAGCCCGGTTCAGGTTTCTCAGCCCCGCACAGCTGACGTCGCCCAGTCCATCAGCAGTTTCTTCAGGCGGTTTAACCCCCAACTCTCCCAGAAGACCGCGGACCAGTACAGCCAGTACGTCTGTGAGGCCAGCGCTCATTTTGGCGTGGATCCTGCACTGATGGGGGCGCTGATCGTCCGTGAGTCTGGCGCAAAAGAGAAGGCCTTGTCCCGGTCTGGGGCCGTCGGGCTGACGCAGGTCCTGTGGAAAGTGCACAAGTCGACGCTTCCGAAGGCTTTTTCCCAGATCAAAACTCGGAAGGACTTGTTTGAGCCGGAGAACAACATCTGGGCTGGGACGTGGATTTTCTCCGGCTACCTGAAAGGCGCCGGGGGGAACGAAAAAGCTGCTCTCCTGAGGTACCTGGGGCGGAATAATACCCTGTACGTCCAACAGGTTCTGGCATATCGGAAAGAGATTGCCGCGGGCCGTTAG
- the codY gene encoding GTP-sensing pleiotropic transcriptional regulator CodY — MSQNEDIRVCQGKAKDEMDELLATTRLVNRTMQGRREGETLDYSKLAKALGTFSTANAYLIGCDGRVLGYSWQEGYSSKVLETSFRQGIMPESLVERVNHQRETVVSHADAYLFDDAAQNPSEKTALFVPIYGGAERLGTLILSRLGAEFSTKDLVLAEYLATIVGLEILHDRGRQIEEEGRERLIVQMAMRALSYSEIQSIRHIIEELDGFEGVVVASRVADRVGVTRSVIVNAFRKLESAGIIESRSLGMKGTHLRILSPLFVSEIGVSFDGR, encoded by the coding sequence ATGAGTCAGAACGAAGATATTCGGGTGTGCCAGGGGAAAGCCAAGGACGAGATGGACGAACTTCTGGCGACCACCCGTCTGGTCAATCGGACCATGCAGGGCCGCCGGGAGGGCGAGACCCTGGACTACAGCAAACTCGCCAAGGCTTTAGGGACGTTTTCAACGGCGAACGCCTACCTGATCGGCTGCGACGGCCGCGTGCTTGGCTACTCGTGGCAGGAGGGGTACAGCAGCAAGGTCCTCGAGACGAGTTTTAGGCAGGGGATAATGCCCGAATCGCTCGTCGAGCGGGTCAACCATCAGCGCGAGACCGTCGTCAGCCATGCCGACGCGTACCTCTTCGACGACGCGGCGCAGAACCCGTCGGAGAAGACCGCCCTGTTCGTGCCGATTTACGGCGGCGCAGAGCGGCTCGGAACGCTGATCCTTTCCCGGCTGGGCGCCGAGTTCAGCACGAAAGACCTCGTTTTGGCCGAGTATTTGGCGACGATCGTGGGGCTTGAGATCCTGCACGATCGGGGGCGGCAGATCGAAGAAGAAGGCCGGGAGCGGCTGATCGTCCAAATGGCGATGAGAGCCCTCTCGTATTCGGAGATCCAGTCGATTCGCCATATCATCGAAGAGCTGGACGGCTTTGAGGGCGTCGTCGTGGCGAGCCGCGTCGCTGACCGGGTTGGGGTGACCCGGAGCGTGATCGTCAACGCGTTCCGCAAGCTGGAAAGCGCTGGCATCATCGAGAGCCGCTCGCTCGGCATGAAAGGCACACATCTGCGCATTTTGAGCCCGCTTTTTGTGAGCGAGATAGGAGTCTCGTTTGATGGACGGTGA
- the hslU gene encoding ATP-dependent protease ATPase subunit HslU — translation MAEIYNADSLQPAAIVAYLDRYIVGQTEAKRAVAVALRNRVRRRRLPEELAAEITPKNILMVGPTGVGKTEIARRLASLVQAPFVKVEATKFTEVGYVGRDVESMVRDLVEAAVRMVKERMAAEKTDSAASAARERMIDYLVPVKRSGEGGGIPTFMSYLKGVEADEPSQGPEMKDSTRDKMRRLLEEGKLDDREVEIEVQETPPATGMDQSAMGVNIGEMLGSFMPKRTKRRRVKVKDGLRILQAEEAEKLIDTDRAHQEAIKSAQDEGIIFIDEIDKVVASENRGGADVSREGVQRDLLPIVEGCTVPTKYGPVKTDHMLFIAAGAFQSVKPSDLVPELQGRLPLRVELSALRKEDLSKILTEPRHNLLDQYKALLSTEGVELCFTADGIDRLAELAERTNRESENIGARRLHTMLERVLEDVSFSASDYAGQTVTIDRAAVDKKLADIAANVDLRRYLL, via the coding sequence ATGGCTGAAATTTACAACGCCGACTCTCTTCAGCCGGCGGCAATTGTGGCTTACCTTGACCGGTACATCGTCGGTCAGACGGAAGCCAAGCGGGCCGTCGCGGTCGCCCTGCGCAATCGGGTGCGGCGACGGCGGCTTCCGGAGGAGCTGGCAGCTGAAATCACGCCCAAAAACATTCTGATGGTCGGCCCGACGGGCGTCGGAAAAACCGAGATCGCCCGACGGCTGGCGTCGCTCGTTCAGGCTCCGTTCGTCAAGGTTGAGGCCACCAAGTTCACCGAAGTTGGGTACGTGGGCCGGGACGTTGAGTCGATGGTCCGCGACTTGGTCGAAGCGGCCGTCCGGATGGTCAAGGAACGTATGGCCGCCGAAAAAACGGACTCCGCGGCCAGTGCCGCCCGCGAGCGGATGATCGACTACCTCGTGCCGGTGAAGCGCTCCGGCGAGGGCGGCGGTATTCCGACCTTCATGAGCTACCTGAAAGGCGTCGAGGCTGACGAGCCGTCTCAGGGGCCGGAAATGAAAGACAGCACGCGGGACAAGATGCGCCGCCTGCTCGAAGAAGGCAAGCTGGACGACCGGGAAGTCGAAATTGAGGTGCAGGAGACGCCGCCGGCGACAGGAATGGACCAGTCGGCTATGGGCGTGAACATCGGCGAAATGCTCGGCTCGTTCATGCCCAAGCGGACGAAGCGCCGCCGGGTCAAGGTCAAGGACGGCCTGCGGATTCTGCAGGCAGAAGAGGCTGAAAAGCTCATCGACACCGACCGGGCCCATCAGGAGGCCATCAAGTCGGCTCAGGACGAGGGAATCATCTTTATCGACGAAATCGACAAGGTTGTCGCCAGCGAAAACCGGGGCGGGGCCGACGTGAGCCGAGAGGGCGTTCAGCGGGACTTGCTGCCCATCGTCGAGGGCTGCACGGTTCCCACCAAGTACGGCCCGGTGAAGACCGACCACATGTTGTTTATCGCCGCCGGGGCGTTCCAGTCGGTCAAGCCGAGCGACCTTGTTCCGGAACTGCAGGGACGGCTGCCGCTTCGAGTGGAGCTGTCGGCTCTGCGGAAAGAGGATCTGTCGAAAATTCTCACCGAGCCGCGGCACAACCTTCTCGATCAGTACAAGGCCCTGCTGTCCACTGAAGGCGTGGAGCTGTGCTTTACCGCTGACGGCATCGACCGGCTGGCTGAACTGGCCGAGCGGACGAACCGGGAAAGCGAGAACATCGGCGCCCGAAGGCTCCACACCATGCTGGAGCGGGTGCTGGAGGACGTGAGTTTTTCTGCCAGCGACTACGCCGGTCAGACCGTGACGATCGACCGGGCGGCGGTGGATAAAAAACTGGCTGATATTGCCGCAAACGTCGATCTGCGGCGGTATCTGCTCTAA
- the hslV gene encoding ATP-dependent protease subunit HslV, which yields MSMTTLANGTAFEPIHGTTIVCVRKDGSVAMAGDGQMTMGSQILKAGTVKVRRLYKDSVLVGFAGTTADAMTLMDLLDKKLEEYSGNLLRAAVELTKTWRTDRMLRHLEAMMLAADREHTVLISGAGDVVEPENDVAAIGSGGGFALAASRALMMGSSYDAKKIAETAIRIASEICIYTDDKITVEVL from the coding sequence ATGTCAATGACGACCTTAGCGAACGGGACGGCCTTTGAACCGATTCACGGCACGACCATCGTCTGCGTTAGAAAAGACGGATCTGTTGCCATGGCCGGCGACGGCCAGATGACGATGGGCAGTCAAATTTTGAAGGCTGGGACCGTGAAGGTCCGCCGGCTGTACAAGGACAGCGTGTTAGTCGGCTTTGCCGGCACGACGGCCGACGCGATGACGCTGATGGATCTGCTGGACAAGAAGCTGGAAGAGTACAGCGGCAACCTGCTGAGGGCTGCCGTTGAGCTGACAAAGACCTGGCGGACCGACAGAATGCTGCGCCACTTGGAGGCCATGATGCTGGCCGCCGATCGGGAGCACACTGTTCTGATATCCGGCGCCGGCGACGTGGTAGAGCCGGAAAACGACGTGGCGGCTATCGGCTCAGGCGGCGGTTTTGCGCTGGCGGCTTCCCGGGCCCTGATGATGGGAAGCTCGTACGACGCCAAGAAGATCGCCGAAACGGCGATACGCATCGCCTCTGAAATTTGCATCTACACCGACGACAAAATTACCGTGGAGGTTCTCTGA
- a CDS encoding tyrosine-type recombinase/integrase — protein MAAFDLETWIGRYIDWISLAQNCSPATALNYRSDLEQFAAFAGQKGEADLSALTPERVRLFIRGLSGWGLSATSVSRKLSALRGFCGYLTDQSAIPSDPTLPIRGPKWPDHLPQALTQDAVNRLISAAGTIEPAARNRCLLELAYSAGLRVAELVSLKWSDLDETERWITVMGKGSKERMVPYGQWAASALAEWKAQCPPSEKGWVFPGKGGKSLTERTVHRLVEAASQLAGTPGASPHTLRHCFATHMLEGGASVKAVQELLGHESLLTTQRYLRISPERLRRSYDDVNDDLSERDGL, from the coding sequence GTGGCGGCGTTCGATTTGGAGACGTGGATCGGCCGATATATCGACTGGATCAGCCTTGCCCAGAACTGTTCTCCGGCGACGGCGCTGAATTACCGAAGCGACTTGGAGCAGTTCGCCGCTTTTGCCGGACAGAAGGGAGAAGCCGACCTGTCGGCTCTGACGCCTGAGCGGGTTCGGCTTTTCATTCGGGGGCTGTCGGGCTGGGGGCTGAGCGCCACGTCGGTTTCACGCAAGCTGTCGGCCCTGCGTGGCTTTTGCGGGTACTTAACGGATCAGTCGGCCATTCCGTCTGATCCGACGCTGCCGATTCGCGGCCCGAAGTGGCCGGATCACCTGCCGCAGGCTCTGACACAGGATGCGGTGAACCGGCTCATCAGTGCCGCAGGGACGATCGAGCCGGCGGCGCGAAACCGCTGTTTGCTCGAGCTGGCCTACAGCGCCGGGCTTCGGGTCGCCGAGCTGGTAAGCCTCAAGTGGTCCGATTTAGACGAGACGGAGCGGTGGATTACCGTGATGGGTAAAGGGAGCAAGGAACGGATGGTCCCATACGGCCAGTGGGCGGCCAGCGCTCTGGCGGAGTGGAAGGCCCAATGTCCGCCCAGCGAAAAGGGCTGGGTGTTTCCCGGCAAGGGCGGCAAGTCCCTGACCGAGCGGACCGTTCATCGGCTCGTCGAGGCGGCTTCCCAATTGGCTGGGACGCCGGGGGCGTCTCCCCACACGCTGAGACACTGCTTTGCTACTCATATGTTGGAAGGCGGCGCGTCGGTCAAGGCGGTACAGGAGCTTCTCGGGCACGAGAGCCTGCTGACGACGCAGAGATATTTGAGAATCAGCCCGGAGCGGCTGAGAAGGAGTTACGACGATGTCAATGACGACCTTAGCGAACGGGACGGCCTTTGA
- the trmFO gene encoding methylenetetrahydrofolate--tRNA-(uracil(54)-C(5))-methyltransferase (FADH(2)-oxidizing) TrmFO codes for MKRHVTVLGGGLAGSEAAWQLARRGWNVTLVEMRPVRSTEIHVSDRLGELVCSNSLGADGRNPAGLLKDELRTFGSLIMEAADQTAVPAGKALAVDRTAFSAFITERLSSLPSVVIERREAVTLPEGPVILATGPLTSPSLSDALSEALGGLDLYFYDAVAPVVAAESLDMAVIYRRDRWGESGTGDYLNCPMEREEYDQFVAALTSAERALLHDFEKPRYFEGCMPVEVLASRGPQTLRFGPMRPVGLERPDGSRPYAVVQLRAETADQRSYNLVGFQTNLKWKEQARVFSMIPGLGHAEFLRYGVMHRNSYVDAPRCLNKLRLNGRPDVWIAGQLSGVEGYVESCAMGLAAALELDALTGGRESVPWPEETATGALLARLADQTGKRFQPVNVNRGIFPPLDDAPKRASREDKAQAVYRRGITALAEMLQSRPDLKSPEGRE; via the coding sequence TTGAAGCGGCACGTTACCGTTCTCGGCGGCGGGCTGGCCGGTAGTGAGGCGGCGTGGCAGCTGGCCCGACGCGGCTGGAACGTGACGCTGGTGGAAATGCGGCCGGTTCGGTCGACGGAAATTCACGTCTCCGACCGGCTGGGCGAGCTGGTGTGCAGTAACTCTCTTGGGGCCGACGGGCGGAATCCCGCCGGCCTTTTAAAAGACGAGCTTCGAACGTTCGGCAGCCTAATTATGGAAGCGGCCGATCAAACAGCTGTTCCGGCCGGTAAGGCGCTGGCGGTCGACCGAACCGCCTTTTCAGCCTTCATCACCGAGCGGCTGAGCTCCCTGCCGTCGGTGGTGATTGAGCGGCGAGAAGCCGTGACGCTGCCGGAAGGACCGGTCATTTTGGCTACCGGCCCGCTGACGTCCCCGTCGCTGAGCGACGCGCTGTCCGAGGCCTTGGGCGGCTTGGACCTTTACTTTTACGACGCGGTGGCTCCGGTCGTGGCCGCCGAATCGCTCGATATGGCGGTCATTTACCGGCGCGACCGGTGGGGCGAAAGCGGGACTGGCGACTACCTGAACTGCCCGATGGAACGGGAAGAGTACGACCAGTTCGTCGCCGCGCTGACGTCGGCCGAGCGGGCGCTGCTGCACGACTTTGAAAAGCCCCGGTACTTTGAGGGGTGCATGCCGGTGGAAGTGCTGGCGTCCCGGGGGCCGCAGACGCTTCGGTTCGGCCCAATGCGGCCCGTGGGACTTGAACGGCCTGACGGGAGTCGGCCGTACGCGGTGGTTCAGCTGAGAGCGGAGACGGCGGATCAGCGGTCATACAACCTAGTGGGCTTTCAGACGAACCTCAAGTGGAAAGAGCAGGCCCGGGTCTTTTCGATGATTCCCGGGTTAGGACATGCCGAGTTCCTTCGCTACGGCGTGATGCACAGAAATTCCTACGTGGACGCGCCACGGTGCCTGAATAAGCTGCGGCTGAATGGCAGGCCAGACGTCTGGATCGCCGGGCAGCTGTCCGGCGTCGAAGGGTACGTCGAAAGCTGTGCGATGGGGCTTGCCGCCGCGCTGGAGCTTGACGCGCTGACGGGCGGGCGAGAGTCGGTCCCGTGGCCGGAGGAGACGGCCACAGGGGCGCTTCTCGCCCGGCTGGCCGATCAGACGGGCAAGCGTTTTCAGCCGGTCAACGTGAACCGTGGAATTTTCCCGCCTCTTGACGATGCCCCCAAGCGGGCCAGCAGGGAGGACAAGGCGCAAGCGGTCTACCGGCGCGGGATCACCGCGCTGGCCGAAATGCTTCAAAGCAGGCCGGACCTAAAAAGCCCAGAGGGGCGAGAATAG
- the topA gene encoding type I DNA topoisomerase has product MAQRKSDRPSDVSVAGKAPASRRTAGIRKTTAKAAKPSAEETPSLAKTARPKAAAKKAASGTKTAARPAAAKKTTARKKAEPKTAARPRSLRKATGSSAAGAGRKSAAAAEPGVRKGTLVVVESPTKAKSLDKMLGAGYTVKASVGHIMDLPKSRLAVDVDHGFEPEYILVRGKTSVKNELVKAAQSAKHVLLASDPDREGEAIAWHLARLLGVDPKSDCRIRMHQITRQAVTDAVASPGPIDQDLVDAQQARRVLDRLVGYTLSPLLWKKIRRGLSAGRVQSVALSILCDREKEIEAFVPQSYWPVTARASSLDGKRSYELAVERWNGESVMEDGRPMKIDSQQKADEICAELRRVSPVVTSFETKESARRAPAPFKTSTLQQEAARRLRYSPRRTMAIAQSLFEGVSLPGRGPVGLITYMRTDSLRFAPEALAAVRALIHERFGARFLPKEANAFQARADAQDAHEAIRPTDFALDPDSIRAALTDEQYGLYRLIWRRAVASQMTPAQVASSTLTAEAGAAGLKGTGSRVIFPGWGEVWPLDLKDTLLAEAVKGETLRLDECFSEAKQTRPPSRYTEAQLIKVLEDKGIGRPSTYASIVETLYDRDYARRDDDRRLEPSPLGRTVEKFLKDHFDSSSQSPIMETDFTAHMEESLDSVESGQKPWRDVLGQFWKPFLEAVAKADEAAPLPKPEPELTGENCPECGRPLVKKRSRFGEFIGCSGYPECKYIKPPTIGVPCPKCGASCGGEVVKRRSKKGRTFYSCSRYPDCDFVSWNRPAGKKCPSCGTDMVYMPRARKAVCPACGAKDEEDS; this is encoded by the coding sequence ATGGCACAGAGAAAAAGCGATCGGCCGAGCGACGTTTCGGTGGCTGGGAAAGCGCCGGCGTCGCGCCGGACCGCCGGGATCAGAAAAACGACGGCGAAGGCCGCGAAGCCTTCGGCGGAGGAAACCCCGTCCCTAGCGAAGACGGCCCGGCCGAAGGCAGCGGCCAAGAAAGCCGCGTCTGGAACGAAGACGGCCGCTAGGCCGGCAGCGGCGAAAAAGACGACGGCTCGGAAGAAAGCCGAGCCGAAAACGGCTGCTCGGCCGCGGTCCCTTCGGAAAGCCACCGGCTCGAGCGCGGCCGGCGCCGGCAGGAAAAGCGCCGCGGCGGCGGAGCCGGGCGTCAGAAAAGGGACGCTGGTTGTCGTCGAGTCGCCGACGAAGGCCAAGTCGCTGGATAAAATGCTCGGCGCAGGCTACACGGTGAAGGCAAGCGTCGGGCACATTATGGACTTGCCGAAGAGCCGGCTGGCCGTGGACGTGGACCACGGGTTTGAGCCTGAGTACATCCTCGTCCGCGGGAAAACGTCGGTGAAAAACGAGCTGGTGAAAGCCGCCCAGTCGGCCAAGCACGTTCTGCTGGCGTCGGACCCTGACCGAGAAGGTGAGGCGATCGCTTGGCACCTGGCCCGGCTGTTGGGCGTTGACCCGAAAAGCGACTGCCGGATTCGTATGCACCAGATTACCCGTCAGGCTGTGACCGACGCTGTGGCTTCTCCCGGCCCGATCGACCAAGATCTGGTGGACGCCCAGCAGGCGCGGCGCGTTCTGGATCGGCTCGTGGGGTATACCTTGAGCCCGCTTCTGTGGAAGAAGATTCGCAGGGGGCTTTCAGCCGGCCGGGTTCAGTCGGTGGCGCTTTCGATCCTGTGCGATCGGGAGAAGGAAATTGAGGCGTTCGTCCCCCAGTCGTACTGGCCCGTGACGGCTCGCGCGTCGAGCCTTGACGGAAAACGGTCGTATGAACTGGCGGTTGAGCGCTGGAACGGCGAGTCAGTTATGGAAGACGGGCGGCCGATGAAAATCGACTCCCAGCAGAAGGCTGACGAGATCTGCGCCGAGCTGCGACGCGTTTCGCCGGTCGTGACCAGCTTTGAGACGAAGGAGTCGGCCCGACGCGCGCCCGCGCCGTTTAAGACGAGCACGCTTCAGCAGGAGGCGGCGCGCCGGCTGCGCTACTCGCCTCGGCGGACGATGGCGATCGCCCAGAGCCTTTTTGAAGGCGTTTCCCTGCCCGGCCGGGGGCCTGTCGGGCTGATTACCTATATGAGAACTGATAGCCTCCGCTTTGCGCCGGAGGCTTTGGCGGCCGTCCGAGCGCTGATTCACGAGCGGTTCGGCGCCCGTTTCCTGCCGAAAGAGGCCAACGCCTTTCAGGCGCGGGCCGACGCGCAGGACGCCCACGAGGCGATTCGGCCTACCGATTTTGCCCTTGACCCCGATTCGATTCGCGCTGCCTTGACTGACGAGCAGTACGGCCTGTACCGGCTGATCTGGCGCCGCGCGGTGGCCAGCCAGATGACGCCTGCGCAGGTCGCCTCATCGACCTTGACGGCCGAGGCGGGGGCGGCCGGTCTGAAAGGGACCGGCTCGCGGGTGATTTTCCCCGGCTGGGGGGAAGTGTGGCCGCTGGACTTAAAGGACACTCTGTTGGCTGAGGCGGTCAAGGGCGAGACGCTTCGGCTGGACGAGTGCTTCAGTGAGGCGAAGCAGACCCGCCCGCCGTCCCGGTACACAGAAGCCCAACTGATTAAAGTGCTTGAGGATAAGGGGATCGGCCGGCCTTCCACCTACGCCTCCATTGTGGAGACGCTTTACGACCGGGACTACGCCCGCCGGGACGACGACCGGCGGCTCGAGCCCAGCCCGCTGGGCCGCACGGTAGAGAAATTCCTGAAAGATCATTTTGACTCGTCGAGCCAGTCGCCAATCATGGAGACGGACTTCACCGCCCATATGGAAGAATCTTTGGACAGCGTGGAGTCGGGGCAGAAGCCTTGGCGGGACGTGCTGGGGCAGTTCTGGAAACCCTTTTTAGAGGCGGTAGCCAAGGCTGACGAGGCTGCTCCGCTGCCCAAGCCGGAGCCTGAACTGACCGGGGAAAACTGCCCGGAGTGCGGCCGCCCGCTGGTCAAAAAGCGGAGCCGGTTCGGCGAGTTCATCGGCTGCAGCGGGTACCCGGAGTGCAAGTACATTAAGCCGCCGACGATCGGCGTGCCCTGCCCAAAGTGCGGCGCGTCCTGCGGCGGAGAAGTGGTGAAACGGCGAAGTAAAAAGGGACGGACGTTTTATTCCTGCAGCCGGTACCCGGACTGCGATTTCGTCTCGTGGAACCGGCCGGCGGGCAAAAAGTGCCCGTCCTGCGGGACTGATATGGTCTACATGCCCCGGGCGCGCAAGGCCGTTTGTCCGGCCTGCGGCGCCAAGGACGAGGAAGACAGTTGA